The proteins below come from a single Tachypleus tridentatus isolate NWPU-2018 chromosome 13, ASM421037v1, whole genome shotgun sequence genomic window:
- the LOC143237773 gene encoding choline kinase alpha-like isoform X2, whose translation MKDKAYQLCRDYLSGSWKSISSNDMVFTALSGGLSNLLYHCSLPKTHTPLVGEPDQVLLRMYGQVHDGQAEANITESVIFMLLSERNLGPKLYGIFPEGRLEEYIPAKAMTCQELQDPDLSAKIARKLALIHQLAVPINKEPTWMFDKMERWLQKIRKDISVENIDASKREYADHLLSQNLESELVWLKLFLQRAASPVIFCHNDLQEGNILLPERRINNEDKVIFIDFEYCSYNYRGFDIANHFLEWCYDYSLPEYPHFTAKMENFPSKEQQIYFIHEYLKSLNKDAQVDEEMQDQILKEVQIFSLASHFFWTLWSIYNGYCSAINFGYWEYGCKRLEAYLTLKSKLLTRPLKRKHSDE comes from the exons ATGAAGGACAAGGCATATCAACTTTGTCGAGATTACCTTAGCGGTTCGTGGAAAAGTATTTCCAGTAACGATATGGTGTTTACTGCATTAAG TGGAGGCCTTAGCAACTTATTATATCACTGCTCTCTTCCGAAGACCCATACTCCATTGGTTGGCGAACCTGATCAAGTCCTACTGCGCATGTATGGCCAGGTGCATGATGGGCAGGCTGAAGCTAATATCACAGAAAGTGTAATATTCATGCTTCTCTCTGAAAGAAATCTTGGACCAAAGCTTTATGGGATTTTCCCTGAAGGAAGGCTTGAAGAGTACATTCCT GCTAAAGCTATGACTTGTCAAGAGCTTCAAGACCCTGATTTATCAGCTAAAATTGCCAGGAAACTTGCTCTCATCCACCAACTTGCAGTGCCTATTAATAAAGAACCAACGTGGATGTTTGATAAAATGGAAAG GTGGTTACAGAAGATAAGAAAGGATATCAGTGTGGAAAATATCGATGCATCGAAGAGAGAATATGCTGATCATTTACTTTCACAAAACCTTGAGAGTGAATTGGTGTGGTTGAA GCTGTTTCTTCAAAGAGCAGCATCCCCAGTCATTTTTTGTCATAATGATCTACAAGAAG gtaATATTCTTTTGCCTGAAAGACGAATCAACAATGAGGATAAAGTTATCTTCATCGATTTTGAATATTGCAGTTACAATTATCG GGGTTTTGATATTGCCAATCATTTCCTAGAATGGTGTTATGACTACTCTTTGCCAGAATACCCACACTTTACAGCCAAGATGGAGAACTTTCCCTCCAAGGAGCAACAG ATCTATTTTATCCATGAATATTTGAAAAGCCTTAATAAAGATGCTCAGGTTGATGAAGAAATGCAAGATCAGATCCTGAAAGAGGTTCAGATCTTTTCTCTTGCCTCTCATTTCTTTTGGACATTGTGGAGTATTTATAATGGGTATTGTTCTGCCATCAACTTTGGCTATTGG
- the LOC143237773 gene encoding choline kinase alpha-like isoform X3 codes for MYGQVHDGQAEANITESVIFMLLSERNLGPKLYGIFPEGRLEEYIPAKAMTCQELQDPDLSAKIARKLALIHQLAVPINKEPTWMFDKMERWLQKIRKDISVENIDASKREYADHLLSQNLESELVWLKLFLQRAASPVIFCHNDLQEGNILLPERRINNEDKVIFIDFEYCSYNYRGFDIANHFLEWCYDYSLPEYPHFTAKMENFPSKEQQIYFIHEYLKSLNKDAQVDEEMQDQILKEVQIFSLASHFFWTLWSIYNGYCSAINFGYWEYGCKRLEAYLTLKSKLLTRPLKRKHSDE; via the exons ATGTATGGCCAGGTGCATGATGGGCAGGCTGAAGCTAATATCACAGAAAGTGTAATATTCATGCTTCTCTCTGAAAGAAATCTTGGACCAAAGCTTTATGGGATTTTCCCTGAAGGAAGGCTTGAAGAGTACATTCCT GCTAAAGCTATGACTTGTCAAGAGCTTCAAGACCCTGATTTATCAGCTAAAATTGCCAGGAAACTTGCTCTCATCCACCAACTTGCAGTGCCTATTAATAAAGAACCAACGTGGATGTTTGATAAAATGGAAAG GTGGTTACAGAAGATAAGAAAGGATATCAGTGTGGAAAATATCGATGCATCGAAGAGAGAATATGCTGATCATTTACTTTCACAAAACCTTGAGAGTGAATTGGTGTGGTTGAA GCTGTTTCTTCAAAGAGCAGCATCCCCAGTCATTTTTTGTCATAATGATCTACAAGAAG gtaATATTCTTTTGCCTGAAAGACGAATCAACAATGAGGATAAAGTTATCTTCATCGATTTTGAATATTGCAGTTACAATTATCG GGGTTTTGATATTGCCAATCATTTCCTAGAATGGTGTTATGACTACTCTTTGCCAGAATACCCACACTTTACAGCCAAGATGGAGAACTTTCCCTCCAAGGAGCAACAG ATCTATTTTATCCATGAATATTTGAAAAGCCTTAATAAAGATGCTCAGGTTGATGAAGAAATGCAAGATCAGATCCTGAAAGAGGTTCAGATCTTTTCTCTTGCCTCTCATTTCTTTTGGACATTGTGGAGTATTTATAATGGGTATTGTTCTGCCATCAACTTTGGCTATTGG
- the LOC143237773 gene encoding choline kinase alpha-like isoform X1, producing MNNFSRVPKDTVDKEMKDKAYQLCRDYLSGSWKSISSNDMVFTALSGGLSNLLYHCSLPKTHTPLVGEPDQVLLRMYGQVHDGQAEANITESVIFMLLSERNLGPKLYGIFPEGRLEEYIPAKAMTCQELQDPDLSAKIARKLALIHQLAVPINKEPTWMFDKMERWLQKIRKDISVENIDASKREYADHLLSQNLESELVWLKLFLQRAASPVIFCHNDLQEGNILLPERRINNEDKVIFIDFEYCSYNYRGFDIANHFLEWCYDYSLPEYPHFTAKMENFPSKEQQIYFIHEYLKSLNKDAQVDEEMQDQILKEVQIFSLASHFFWTLWSIYNGYCSAINFGYWEYGCKRLEAYLTLKSKLLTRPLKRKHSDE from the exons atgAATAATTTCAGCCGAGTGCCAAAAGATACTGTCGACAAAGAGATGAAGGACAAGGCATATCAACTTTGTCGAGATTACCTTAGCGGTTCGTGGAAAAGTATTTCCAGTAACGATATGGTGTTTACTGCATTAAG TGGAGGCCTTAGCAACTTATTATATCACTGCTCTCTTCCGAAGACCCATACTCCATTGGTTGGCGAACCTGATCAAGTCCTACTGCGCATGTATGGCCAGGTGCATGATGGGCAGGCTGAAGCTAATATCACAGAAAGTGTAATATTCATGCTTCTCTCTGAAAGAAATCTTGGACCAAAGCTTTATGGGATTTTCCCTGAAGGAAGGCTTGAAGAGTACATTCCT GCTAAAGCTATGACTTGTCAAGAGCTTCAAGACCCTGATTTATCAGCTAAAATTGCCAGGAAACTTGCTCTCATCCACCAACTTGCAGTGCCTATTAATAAAGAACCAACGTGGATGTTTGATAAAATGGAAAG GTGGTTACAGAAGATAAGAAAGGATATCAGTGTGGAAAATATCGATGCATCGAAGAGAGAATATGCTGATCATTTACTTTCACAAAACCTTGAGAGTGAATTGGTGTGGTTGAA GCTGTTTCTTCAAAGAGCAGCATCCCCAGTCATTTTTTGTCATAATGATCTACAAGAAG gtaATATTCTTTTGCCTGAAAGACGAATCAACAATGAGGATAAAGTTATCTTCATCGATTTTGAATATTGCAGTTACAATTATCG GGGTTTTGATATTGCCAATCATTTCCTAGAATGGTGTTATGACTACTCTTTGCCAGAATACCCACACTTTACAGCCAAGATGGAGAACTTTCCCTCCAAGGAGCAACAG ATCTATTTTATCCATGAATATTTGAAAAGCCTTAATAAAGATGCTCAGGTTGATGAAGAAATGCAAGATCAGATCCTGAAAGAGGTTCAGATCTTTTCTCTTGCCTCTCATTTCTTTTGGACATTGTGGAGTATTTATAATGGGTATTGTTCTGCCATCAACTTTGGCTATTGG